One part of the Sebastes fasciatus isolate fSebFas1 chromosome 8, fSebFas1.pri, whole genome shotgun sequence genome encodes these proteins:
- the pdpn gene encoding podoplanin, with product MNAQLLLLLALAGPFFCAFTHASPTEIPTDFDVGVDETVGDVLPDVTVPPVADLSVITGPPATEPAAAAEEVATEEQVVTATEEAVVTEVVTAEAAPTAVFYTEGAVVETEAPAASTEAPEPLVTDPPVVDTAGPTEPPAVEVQPTGAAKAGDEVVVEEGPEEGLSSGQVVGIVIGALLAVVIVIAVVIAVVRRMGKYSP from the exons ATGAATGCTCAGCTGCTGCTCCTGTTGGCCCTGGCTGGCCCTTTCTTCTGTGCCTTCACACATGCAA gCCCCACAGAGATCCCTACAGATTTTGACGTCGGGGTCGATGAGACCGTAGGAGACGTCCTACCTGACGTTACCGTCCCACCAGTAGCGGACCTCTCTGTCATCACCGGTCCTCCTGCAACCGAACCGGCGGCGGCCGCCGAAGAAGTCGCGACAGAAGAACAAGTCGTCACAGCAACAGAAGAAGCCGTGGTAACAGAAGTTGTCACGGCGGAGGCGGCTCCCACCGCTGTGTTCTATACCGAGGGGGCCGTCGTCGAGACAGAAGCGCCGGCTGCTTCCACTGAAGCCCCGGAACCCCTCGTCACTGACCCTCCTGTAGTGGACACCGCGGGCCCCACTGAGCCGCCGGCGGTCGAGGTCCAACCGACGGGAGCTGCCAAGGCGGGCGACGAGGTGGTCGTTGAAGAAGGCCCAGAGG AGGGCCTGAGTTCTGGCCAGGTAGTCGGCATCGTGATCGGCGCTCTGCTGGCGGTGGTCATCGTCATCGCCGTGGTGATCGCCGTGGTGAGGAGGATGGGAAAATACTC CCCTTGA